Below is a window of Spelaeicoccus albus DNA.
AACTGTCCTTGTTCGGCGCGGCCTCGGCCGCAACCCGTTTGACGACGCCGTTGGCGGTGCCGAGTGCGAACCCGGGCCCGGACTCGCCGAGCGGTACGAGCCCGATGAGCTTTTCGTTCTTCTCCAGGGACAGGAATTCACGGATCGGCGCTCCGCCGGACACATTGACCCGTTGCGCGGCCGGCGGCAGCGTGGGCATGTCGAGAACCGGGAGCTTGATCAGCCGTCCGGCCGACGTGACGGCGCCGACGTCGCCTCGGGCCGTGGCGGCGATCTGACTGACGAGCGCATCGTGTTTCGTGCGTTTGCCTTCGGCGGGCAGCGGAGTCAGATCGGTGCTGCGGGCGATGAGGCCGGACGTCGACAGCAGCACCCAGCACGGATCGTCGGGTATTTCCAAAGGCGCAGCACTCTTGCCGCCCTGCCCGGCGGCGACGGTCGGCGGGGCGGCGGAGGCCTCCAGAAGGATCGTGCGCCGCGGCGTGGCGAACTCCTCGGCGACTTCGCCCAATTCGGTCGACACCACCTGGCGCAGCAAGGAGTCGTCGCCGAGGATTTCCTTGAGGCGTTCGATCTCGCTGCGCAGTTCGTCGCGTTCGGCTTCCAGATCGATCGTCGAGAACTTGGTCAGCCGGCGCAGCTGCAGATCGAGGATGTACGTCGCTTGCGCGTCGGAGAGGTCGAAGACTGTCATCAACCGGGTCTTGGCCTGGTTCGAGTCATCGCTCGACCGGATCAGTTGGATCACCTCGTCGATGTCGACGATGGCGATCAGCAGGCCTTCGACGAGGTGCAGGCGGGCCTCGTTCTTGGCCAACCGGAACTTCGATCGGCGGCTGACGACGGCAAGCCGGTGCTCGATGTACACCTCGAGCAGTTCCTTGAGCCCGAGGGTTTGCGGCTGCCCGTCGACAAGCGTGACGTTGTTGATGCCGAACGAGTCCTCCATGGGCGTCACCCGGTAGAGCGTCTCGAGCACGGCGTCCGGATTGAACCCGTTCTTCAGTTCGATGACGAGCCGCAGGCCGTGATGCCGGTCGGAGAAGTCGTCGATGTTCGTCACGCCGGTCAGCTTGCCGGCCTTGTACGCGTCCTTGACCTTGTCACTGACCTTTTCCGGCCCGACCATGTACGGCAGCTCGGTGACCACGATTCCCTTTTTGCGGGCCGTGACGTTTTCCACAGTGCACGTTGCCCGGGTCTTGAACGAGCCGCGCCCCGTCGCGTACGCCTGCCGGATGCCCTCCAAGCCGATGATGCGCCCACCGGACGGCAGATCCGGTCCGGGCACGAACTTCATCAACTCATCGAGGGTGGCGTCGGGGTGCGCAATCAAATGCCGCGTCGCAGCGATCACTTCGCCCAGATTGTGCGGGGCCATATTCGTCGCCATCCCGACGGCGATGCCGGAGGTGCCGTTGACAAGCAGGTTCGGGAACGCCGAGGGAAGGCGTTCGGGCTGGGTGAGAGTGTTGTCGTAATTGGGGATGAAATCGACGACGTCCTCATCGAGGCCGGCCACCATGGCCATCGCCGCCTTGGTCAGCCGAGCCTCCGTATACCGCGGGGCGGCCGGCCCGTCGTCCAGCGATCCGAAGTTGCCGTGCCCGTCGACGAGCGGCTGGCGCATAGTGAAATCTTGGCTGAGCCGGACGAGCGCGTCATAGATGGCAGCGTCCCCGTGGGGATGTAGCTTGCCCATGACGTCGCCGATGACGCGTGAGGACTTCACGTGACCGCGGTCCGGCCGCAACCCCATTTCGGCCATTTGGTAGATGATGCGTCGTTGCACCGGTTTCATACCATCCCGAGCGTCCGGCAGCGCGCGTGAGTAGATGACCGAATACGCGTATTCGAGGTACGACGTCTCCATTTCGGAGGACACGTCGACGTCGATGATCGTTTCGTCCGCGACCTGGTCGTCTTTCATGCGGGTATTCAGTCTCCTTGCTAAAAGTCAGCCCATCGATGAGCACGGTGTCTACCGAATACGGTAGATCACCGCGCCGACGTTTCGCGTCAGCCGGCGTTGTCAGGCGAGCCGCCGGCGGGGCGCATCGTTCCGATCGGAGCCCGGCGATACCGTCACATCGGCGCCCAAGAGGTGGACGCCCGACGTCGATACGACCACGGGGTTGATGTCCAGGGACTTCACGGCCGGCAGATCGTCGGCGAGAACCGAGACCCGGGCAATGAGGTCCTCCAGCGCGCCGATGTCGACCGGCGGCAAGCCGTGCCGGCCGAACAGCCGCGGGCTGGCTTTGACGTTGCGGACAAGCTCGGCGACGTCCACATCGGTCAGCGGCGCGACCCGATAGGCCACATCGCCGAGTAGTTCGGTGGCATCCCCGGCCAGTCCGAACGACACGAGCGGGCCGAACAACGGATCCTCGCCGGTGCGCACCACGCATGCCACGCCGGTCGGGGCCATGGCCTGCACCTCGACGGACGCCGTGTGGCCGGTGTCCCCGGCGATGTCGGCGATCGCCCGCTGCAGGTGTGCGAAATCCGACCGCAGCTCGGTGGCATCGTCGACGTTCAGGACGACGCCGCCCAAGTCGAGCCGGTGCCGAAGCCTGCTTTCGACGGCCTTCAACGCGACGGGCCACCCCAGATGGTCGGCGGCCCGGACCGCGTCGTCGACGGTGTCGACCACACTCGACCCGAGGATGTCGATGCCGTAGCATCCGAGCAGCTCGGCGACCCGAGCGGAATCGAGGACGACGTCGCCGTCCGCGGTATCGAGCCATTCGGCGACGAGTCGGGCAGCCCGCCGGGAATCGATGCCGGACGGCACGACGAGCGAACCGTGATCGGCCCGGCGCCAGTCGGAGTAGTTCGTCACGGCGGCCAATGCCCACACGGCGTCTTCCGGGCTCGGATAACCCGGCACTGCAAGAGTCCGCTCAGTGCCGTCGGTCTCGATGGTGGCCGACAAAGCTTCCGTCACACCGTGCACGCCCAAAAAGCAGGCAACCGTCGTCTTTCCGCTCGTGGCCGCCGTCCGCGCCAGTGCGGCCGCGACTTCGGTTTCCGAGGCTCCGATGGACGGCGTGAATGTGACGACCACCGAATCGATGTCGCCCCGCCCGAACACCTCGGCCAACGCGCCGCTGAACTCATCCGCCGACGCTTCCGGGTGCAAGGAGACGGCATCGGCGCTCATATCCAGCCCGCGCGCCGAGCCGGCTTGGACGACGAGAGTGGCAAGAGCCGCGGAATTGCCGACGACTCCGACCCGATTTCCGGCCGGTAGCGGCTGCGCCGTGAGCACCCCTGCCACATCGAACAGCCGGTGGATCGTGCCGGCGCGGATGACGCCTGCCTGGTGGAGCATTTGATCAAGTGCTTCGCGCGGCGATCGCGACGTGCGCACCGAGTGCCCGGGCGGGAGCTCGGAACCGGTGATGTCCGATTTGACGACGACGACGGGCTTGGTCGACGCCAGCCGGCGCGCGATACGGGAGAACTTGCGCGGATTGCCGATCGATTCCAAATACAGCCCCACGGCCCGGGTTCCCGGGTCCTCCTCCCAGTACTGCATCATGTCGTTGCCGGACAGATCGGCGCGGTTTCCTGCCGACACGAAGCTCGACACGCCGAGGCCCCGCCGAGCCGCGGACGCCAGGACGGCGATCCCCAGAGCACCGGACTGACTGAACAGTCCGAAATCCCCGGTCGGCGGCAAGAACGGCGCCAACGACGCATTCAATCGGACGTCGGGATCGGCGTTGAGCAGTCCGAACGAATTGGGTCCGACCACGCGCATGCCGTTGGCACGCGCCGTCCGAACGAGCTCACGCTGCCGGGCCAGCCCCTCGCTGCCGGTCTCGGCGAATCCACTGGACACGACGACAACGCCCTTGACGGACGCCTCGGCGCACTGCCGGACGACGTCGATCACCGAGTCGGCCGGAACTGCGATAACGGCGATATCTGCCGGCCCGGGCAGATCCGCAGTGCTCCGGTAGGCCGGCACGCCGAGCACCGTGTCGGCTTCGGGGTGCACGACCCACAGGTCGCCGTCGAAATCCGCATCGACGAGATTCTTCAAAATCAGATTGCCCGTCGATTTCGGGTTCCGGCTGGCGCCGATGACCACGACGGACCGCGGATGCAACAGCCCGCGTACGCTGAGCGATTCGGCACGATGTTCACGCGCAGCCATCACGGCACGGGACTTCTCGGTTGGGTCCAGATCGAACCGGACGTCGACCACGCCGTCGTCGAACCGCCTGGCCACCTCGTATCCGGCCTGCACGAACACACCCAGCATCGCCGAATTCTGCGGCAGTACTTCGGCCGAGAACTCACGCATTCCGCGCTCGCGGGCCGCGGCGGCCAGGTGCTCGAGCAACACCGAGCCGAGACCGCGGCCCTGATGTGCGTCGGAAACGTTGAACGCGACTTCCGCCGTATCCTCGCCGGTGCGGTCGTAACGGCCGATTCCGATGATCCGACCGCCAACGGTGACGACGAACGCCACACGGTCGCGGTAATCGACGTTCGTGAAGTGTTCGAGTTCGCGCTGCGGAATTTTTCGCAGCGGCGCAAAGAAGCGCAAGTACACTGACTCTTCCGACTGCGCTTCGTGAAATGCCTGCACCGCATCGGCGTCCTCGGGCCGGATCGGACGCAAGTGCGCGGCGCCGCCGTCACGCAGCACGACGTCGGCTTCCCAGGATGCGGGGTAGCCGGTCTGACTCATGGTGTTCACTTTACTTGGGCCCGGGAGGAGCGGCGGCCGGTGGCGCGAGAGAGCCGAAACACTAAGCTGGTAGACATGTCAGTCAATCCCGCCGCGCAGGCGGAAGCCGTGCCGTCCGATGTTCTCGCCGATCTGCAAAGCGCCGGATATTATCCAGACCTGGCCGCCAGAGTGCTGTCGGACGCGCTCTTCGGCGAACCGGTGAAATCGCACCTCGTCCACGTTGAGACGCATTTCGACCTCGACGAAGTGCACCGTCACATCACCATTCTGCTCGTCACGCCGACCCGCTTGGTGCTTGGGCACATCGACGACGATTCCGGCGCCTCGGAGACCGGCCCGGCAGTCGCCCAGGCCACCACGGAAGACATCGATCTCGAACACGTGCGCACCGTCATGATCGGCTACGTCTTCGACAGCCCGGAGCGGTACCGACCCGGCCAAGCACCCCGCGACGTCACTGTGACCATCGCTTGGGGTGCGGTGTCGCGGATCGAGATGCGACCGGACGGCTGCTCGGACCCGAACTGCGACGCCGACCACGGATATGTCGGCGTGTCCGGCAGCGAGGATCTGGCCTTGCGGGTGACAGCGGATGCCGAAGGTCAAGATGCCGTCGACCGCACTCTTGCGTTCGGGCTCACCTTGCGCGCTGCCGCTCAGCGCGCCCGGCGGGCCTGACGGGGCATGGACGGACTCCGATTCGCCCCGCCCCGCTACGACGAGGGCGGCCTGGCCGACGTTCTTCCCGGCGTGGCTCGTGCTCTTGGCGTCGACCCGGCGTTGCCGCGTCGTCCGTACCCGTTGGACTTCGGCGAAGCCCGGTCGGCCGTCGTTGTCCTGATCGATGGACTTGGCGGACGCATGTTGTCCGGACACGCCGCGCATACCCCCTATTTGCGCGGATTGCTTCGTACCGGACGTCGGCTGCAGGCCGGTTTTCCGTCGACAACTGCGAATTCGCTGTCGACGCTCGGCACCGGGCTGCTTCCCGGTGCGCACGGCGTCGTCGGATACCGCGTGCTCGACCCCGATCTCGATGTCATCTTGAACCAGCTGACCTGGAACAAGCCGACCGATCCAAAGACATGGGTACCGGCGCCGACGCTGCTCGAGGTACTCAGCGAGACCCAACTCGACGTTGTCAGCTTCGGCGAGGCAAAGTTCGCTGCGCGCGGTTTGAATCAAGCATCGCTGCGCGGGGGCCGTTTCGTTCCGTCGAAGACCCTGCGTGAACGCGTCGACCACGCGGCAGGCGAACTACGGCGTCCCGGATCTCATCTTGCGTATTTGTACTGGGGTGATCTGGACAAGATAGGCCATCAGCACGGCGTGGATTCGTGGGCCTGGCTTGAAGAATTGGAGCGCATCGATTCGGAGTTGAAACGACTTGCGGCGTCCGTGCCACCCGACACGTTGCTCGTGATTACGGCCGATCACGGAATGGTGGATGTGCCCCATGCGGACCGTCTCGATTTGGCCGACCGGCCGGAGCTTCGTGCCGGACTGCGCCATGTGGGCGGCGAACCGCGCGCCGTGCACCTGTATGCCGAATCAGGAGCGACGCCGGACGTGGCAGCGGCCTGGCGCGAGACCGTCGGAGACAAGGCGGAAGTCATCACTCGTGACGAAGCCATCGCCGAGGGGCTGTTCGGTCCTGTCGCCCCGAGGAACCTGGAACGGATTGGGAATGTTCTGGTGATTTCGGCGCCGGGTTTCTCCGTCGTCGATTCCGCGAACGAATCTCCGGCGGCGCTGGCGTTGATCGGTCATCATGGCGGCTTGACCCTTGACGAGCTCGAGATCCCACTGCTTTGGACGGTGTCGTAGGTGGCGCGGCTCGTCTTCTTCTCCGGCACCATGGACTGCGGTAAATCGACGCTGGCCCTGCAAATGGCGCACAACCGCGCATCGGCCGGGCAACGTGGATTGCTGTTTACTCGCGACGACCGTGCCGGCGACTCGGTGCTGTCCTCGCGTCTCGGGTTGCAAAGCGAAGCTCTCGAGGTGACTGACGACACGGACTTCTGGGACATTGTCGCGTCCACGCGCACGCACGGCGGCACCGTCGATTTCGTCATCGCCGACGAAGCGCAATTCTTCACACCCCGGCAGATCGAACAATTGGCAAATGTCGTGGACGAGATGAACGTGGACGTGTTCGCATTCGGCATCACGTCGGACTTCCGTACGCGGCTCTTTCCCGGCTCGGCCAGGCTCATCGAACTTGCCGATCGGGTCGAGGTCTTGCAGGTCGAGGCGTTGTGCTGGTGCGGGGCGCGCGCCACTCACAACGCGCGGACTGTCCGGGGCGTCATGGTCACGGAAGGCGAGCAGGTTGTGGTCGGAAACGTCGACGACGCGGCGCCGACCGTGGCCTCGGCCGACGACGCGGACGTCGGCTACGAGACCTTGTGCCGGCGTCACCATATGCGCCGGATGACGCGGGTATCGGCCCAGATGCTTGCCGCCTCCGACCAGCCGTTGCCATTCGACCCTCCGGTGTGCCGGGCCATACAACGCTAGCCTGCTGATTGGGCGCGACTTCGCATCCGGTTCAGGCGTTTGGCGTGGTGGCGGCGGGCGTGGTCTTGTTTGGCGATGGTTTTGTCGGCTTGGGTTGCGACGAAGTCGAGGTAGGCGAGTTCTTCGGCGGTGGCGTCGGGGTCGGTGTCTTCGTAGGTGTCGTATTGGTGTCCGGTGGGCAGGGTCCAGCGGATGATTCGTGGTCCGCCGGGGGTGTCCGGCGGGAGGGGTATCGAGTGGAATCGGCGTGTTGTTTTGGCTTGGTGATGTGATTTGCAGACCGGTTGAAGGTTGTCCGGGTCCGAGTCGCCTTCGGGCCAGGGTTTCAGATGGTCGAGTTCGCATTGTTCGGCGGGTTTGCTGCAGGCCGGGAGGGTGCAGGTGGTGTTGCGGGCGCGGATGTATTGTTGCGCGCCGGTCGTGAGTCGGTAGTGGCCGCGTTCGGCGTCGATGGGCCTGCTGGTGATCGGGTCGGTGAGGATGCGTTCGATCCATCCGGCTCCGGCGGCCAGGCGGCGGGCCATGGCCGCGGGGATGGGCCCGTACCCGTTCATGTGCCCGGGTAGCGTGCCGCCGAGGAGCGTGGTGACCGGGATGGTCACGCCGATCCGCCACCGCGACCCGTCCGCGGCCGAGTTATCGTCGCTCGTGCTCTCGTCGGCGAGGAGGTCGAAGCGTTTTTGCGGGCTCGTGCGCGTGTCGGCGCCGTCGGTGGCGTGCGCGGCCTTGTCGAGGCGCCGGTAGAGCACGGCGAGACGGTCGGCCGGCCCGTATGCCATCAACCAGGCCGCGCCGGCAGCGTCGGGCATGAACTCCACGCGCCGGTCGGTGATCACGCGCGCGTGGTCGTCTTCGGTGGTTTGGGGCTGGTGGGCCATGATCCACCGTTTGAGCCGCCTGGAAAACGCGTCATAGGAAATGCCCTCGTCCCAGCCGTCGATCGTGTCGTCCAGCTGCCGGGCCAGGGCCGCGGGAAGGTGCCCGGCCTGGTCGAGGATCTTCCGGTACCGGCGCGCCGAGATCCGCCCGGCCTTGAACGCTGCCAGCGTGCGCGGCAGACACATCACGGCCAATTCCGACTCGATGAGCCGAGACGCTCCGGTCCGCCCGGCAATATCGAGCTCACACCCGACCTCGTCCCCGGCCCACCGGACCAGACTCTCGGCAAAAATGTCACGAGCAGTGAATCCCGCACAGTCGGCCGGGCCGACAGCGTTCGCCGCAGCGATCGGATCAGCCGCGCCGGCGTTCGCCGCGCCGGCGTTCGTCGTTTCGGGGCTGCTCGCAGCGGGTTTGTCATCGTCCATGCCGGGGACGCCCGACGCCTCAGTGAACGCGCCGTCCGCGTCAAACGCCTTATCCGGATCCGTACGATACGAGCCGAACGCGGCAAGAAACTCCGTCTGCCGCGCCTGGACGAACGCCGCCAACTGTGCACACCGACCCGCCAACTCCAAACACGCACCCGCATCCAAGCCTGCCGCGTCCGCCCCGACGATCGACTCCAACACATCCGTCACCGACAACGGCGCAACCTCACTCGCGGGGTCGGAAGCCCTACCCGCGAGATCGGGAACGTCGTCCGTGCTCTTCATACCGCTAACGTTACGACCCACCACCGACAACCACCCCCGAAAAAAGCGGCCCGAACGGTATCTTAGATCACAAAACAGTAACAGTAATGAGCAATTCACGGATGACCGCGCAAACGCTCCGCTGAAGCCGGAAACGTGTAGAAGTGCGTTCTCGATCGCAGTGAATCGGTACCTAAGCTGCATAGTCGCCGTCCCGGTGCAGCAGGGCGGACGGCTTAAACAGGACGCAAGGTCTTTAGCAGAGAAGCGATCGGCAGGTGACGTGCGTGTTCGCCGTTTACGGTTCGGTCACTGGGGCGCAATTTGCCGAGGGGCCCTGATGGGCGGCGCTCGATGATTGTTCCGGATTATTTCAGGGTAGTTCCGGATACCGCCCAAGGGCTGGCGGCGACGAGAATGAGCAGATGAGCTCTTCTGTCGAGGTTCAGGGTAAGCGGAATACCATACCGACCAGTCTTGTGGCCGCTGGCGTATTCGGGACTATTCATGCGGTTTTCAGCTTGCTTTGGGCCGCGGGTGGAACATGGCTGCTCTGGTCGGTTGGCAGTAGCTTGCAGGAGAGCTTCCGCGGCCGCGAATGGTTGCTGTTCTTTGTCGGTGGGCTGAAGTTCGTCGCTGCCCTTGGCCCGGTCATGCTCGCATACTTCGGCTGGCCGGCCCGCAAATTCACTCGCGTGGTGTGCTGGATCGGCGCTCTGGTTTTGATTGTCTGGGGTGGCCTGAACACCATCACCGGGAACCTTGTTCTTGCGGGCGTCATTAGTCCTGAACACGGTTACGATCGTGCCGGCATGATCGGTCACGCGTATTTATGGGATCCGTTGTTCCTCGTCTGGGGAATTACATTGGTCGTAGGCCTCTTCGCCAAGGGAAATCCGCGAGGGGGCCACACCTCAAGGTGATCGTCGCCCCGGGTGAGGATACGCAACTGGTGATTCCGCGATCATGATGGTGACGGCGTAGCGGACCGCGCGGACGTCGCCGGTTCACGGTTGGGCGTAAGGCCACGGTCACCTGGCCGATGGGTTGTGGAGTGATTGGCGCTCATCAGAGCGCAGGTGCTTCCCAGCCGGTTGGGAGCGTTCGATGTGAGCGCAGTGGTGACACGAGCATGTTCCCGGCCCCTCCGACGATGCAGGCGACGGATAGAAACAGGGCGATATCGTTGCCGAGCCAGGTGGCGGTGGCGCCGCCGAGCAGAGACCCCAATGGAATTGATCCGAGTGTGACGAAGCGTCGTGCACTCGTGACGCGCCCGAGCATCGCGTTCGGAGTCACTCGCGCGACGATCCCGCTGCTGCTGATGCCGTAGGTGACGATGGCAAACGAGAGCAGGAATTCCACGGTGCTCACGAGAGCGAAGTCCGGGAGCGGGACAAAGGGCGTCAGCGGGGCCAGCACGAAAATGATGGGCAGGCAGCAGATGGCTACGAGGATCGTGCGGATCTCGCCCAGTAGCTTCATGATTGGAAGTCCGGCAATCGATCCGGCGATGCCGCCGACAGCGCCGATCGACAGTGCCAGGCCCATCTGACTTGCCGTGAGGCCGAGATCGCGCAAGATGAAAAGCGGGTAGATCGCTCCGATTAGTCCGGCACCGAGATTGACGGTGCCGGCGTTGATCATGAACGTGCGCAAGACAACGCTCTTGCCGACATAACGAAGGCCGGCGGTCATGGACGGCCAAAACTTCTCCCGGTCTCGCGTAATTGTCGGCTTCTCGCTGACATTAATCGTGGAGGCCATAACGGCCGTCAAGAGACTCGCGGCAGTTGACACCACGTACAGCAGCGGCGCCGACACGATCTTCAGCAGTGCGCCGGCGGCACCGGGGCCGACGATGCGCGCGGTGTTGTCGGACACGCTCAATCTTGCGTTTGCCTCCGACACTCGGTCACGTCCGACCAGCGGCGGTAGCACAGCTGTGTGCGCGACGTCGAAGAACAATTCGGAAATGCTGAGCAGTGGAGCAATGATGATCAACTGGACGACGGTTAGGCTGTCGGATGCGTATGCCACCGGTACGGAGGCAACTACAAGAGTCTGTAACAGTGCGGCGCTCACGAGGACCCATTTGCGCGGCCACCGGTCGATCCACACGCCGGCGGGGATGCCCAAGATGAGGTTTGCGCTGCGCGCCAGCGCCGCGATGAGAGCGACCTCGAACGCCGACGCGTGCAGGAACACCACCGCAGTGATGCTGAGCGCGAAGGAGGTGACTTGATTGCCCATGTCGCCGGAAAAATTCGCAAGCCACAACTGCCGAAAACTCCGGTTCTTCAACACCGGAAGTGACTCGTTCCCTGTCGCGTCCTGCTCGTTTGAGGAGTCGGACGGGGGCATCTCCCCTTTATACAGCAGTGGCAATATCCTGCGTGCTTTAAATAGCGCAACCTGACTACGCATTCACATAACGTCGCCAGCATCCCCGCAAGTGGATCCTATGCCGGTCACTCTTCGGTGCCGCGGTCGGATTGATCGCCCTGATCTCGTGCGGTCTGATGGTGTGTTTCCCAGGCTGTCCGGACGTATTCGGCCCAAGCGTATGCGGCCCGCCGTGCGATCGCCGAATCCTCGTTGAGCTATACGTCCAGCATGATCAATGAGCCTCGCGAGGGCGGCGGCTTGAGCTGATGGAAAACCGGCCGGTCGACCATCCGCCGGTGTAGCCGCAACCGACTTGAACCGGTGGACTACTTTGTGCACGCTTACCCGCAAATGATCATTTGTGCAATCTATCTGGGCAACTCCTACGCAAGCTCGAAGGCATCTCTACAAAAATGGTCTTCAATCCAGGCTTTCGACCGGCTCCTCGCTCGACGCGATCCGGCGTGCCGGCATTCGATAGAGCAAGAACTTGTACATGAGGTATCGGAACGCCGTGCCGAGAATCAAGCCGATCACGTTACCGGAGATGTTGTCGTCAAGCTTGGAGGTGAACCCGAGCACGTAATGCGAGACGTAAAGACACACTGCCGCAATGAGCAGACCGCCGGCGTTAATGGTGGCAAACCACACGAATTCTCGCGCCGGCGGCCTGGTGGTCTTGTGTTTGAAGGTCCAATGGCGGCTACCGATCCAGGAAAAGACGGTCGCCACGAATACCGACACGACCTTGGCGCCGATCGGGTGCGCTTCCATGACAGTGAAGCGCAGTGCGTTGTAGACGCCGATGTCAACGAGGAAAGCGATGCTTCCGACAGTGCCGAACTTGGCGAGCTCGGTAACTAAATCACCGATGCCGCCAAACC
It encodes the following:
- a CDS encoding MFS transporter encodes the protein MPPSDSSNEQDATGNESLPVLKNRSFRQLWLANFSGDMGNQVTSFALSITAVVFLHASAFEVALIAALARSANLILGIPAGVWIDRWPRKWVLVSAALLQTLVVASVPVAYASDSLTVVQLIIIAPLLSISELFFDVAHTAVLPPLVGRDRVSEANARLSVSDNTARIVGPGAAGALLKIVSAPLLYVVSTAASLLTAVMASTINVSEKPTITRDREKFWPSMTAGLRYVGKSVVLRTFMINAGTVNLGAGLIGAIYPLFILRDLGLTASQMGLALSIGAVGGIAGSIAGLPIMKLLGEIRTILVAICCLPIIFVLAPLTPFVPLPDFALVSTVEFLLSFAIVTYGISSSGIVARVTPNAMLGRVTSARRFVTLGSIPLGSLLGGATATWLGNDIALFLSVACIVGGAGNMLVSPLRSHRTLPTGWEAPAL
- a CDS encoding GtrA family protein, encoding MGTKAVKVQKLRRRFGGIGDLVTELAKFGTVGSIAFLVDIGVYNALRFTVMEAHPIGAKVVSVFVATVFSWIGSRHWTFKHKTTRPPAREFVWFATINAGGLLIAAVCLYVSHYVLGFTSKLDDNISGNVIGLILGTAFRYLMYKFLLYRMPARRIASSEEPVESLD